A window of Phyllobacterium sp. T1293 contains these coding sequences:
- a CDS encoding CinA family protein, translating to MSGLIAEAKAIAVLEACRAKGILLATAESCTGGLIAASLTDMAGSSDVVDRGFVTYSNEAKHDMLGVPSELIDTHGAVSEEVALAMAAGVLKHSRAGIAVSVTGVAGPGGGSAAKPVGLVWFGVALKGQAPQAVRHIFPDHGRASIRHAAVNTALDLVLRTLA from the coding sequence ATGAGCGGGCTCATCGCAGAGGCAAAAGCCATCGCGGTTCTTGAAGCCTGCCGTGCCAAAGGTATTTTACTGGCGACGGCGGAATCCTGCACGGGCGGGCTGATTGCGGCCTCCCTTACCGACATGGCAGGTTCGTCCGACGTGGTGGATCGCGGCTTCGTCACCTACTCCAACGAAGCCAAACACGACATGCTGGGTGTCCCCTCCGAACTCATAGACACGCATGGCGCCGTATCGGAAGAAGTGGCGCTTGCCATGGCAGCGGGCGTGTTGAAACATTCCCGCGCCGGCATTGCCGTATCGGTCACGGGCGTTGCTGGTCCCGGTGGCGGCTCTGCCGCAAAGCCGGTTGGTCTTGTCTGGTTTGGTGTTGCCCTCAAAGGACAGGCCCCACAGGCTGTGCGCCATATTTTCCCGGATCATGGCCGCGCAAGCATCCGCCACGCTGCAGTTAACACGGCGCTCGATCTGGTGCTGAGAACACTTGCCTGA
- a CDS encoding GNAT family N-acetyltransferase codes for MSRSDSDFTVHMETPSIDDYCRLRLISGLSPKSREAAAIGLPNTICGVTIKLDGKAVGMGRIVGDRGCFYQVVDIAVDPEHQARGLGKRIMTALKAYLDAEGQEGAYVSLVADGPAKYLYAKFGFEPVTPEAIGMAYRVTRS; via the coding sequence ATGAGCCGCAGTGATTCCGATTTTACAGTTCATATGGAAACACCATCCATTGACGATTACTGCCGGTTGCGTTTGATTTCAGGCTTAAGCCCAAAGAGCAGGGAAGCGGCAGCCATCGGTCTGCCGAATACGATTTGCGGCGTGACGATTAAACTCGATGGCAAGGCTGTCGGCATGGGCCGTATCGTCGGTGATCGCGGTTGTTTTTATCAGGTGGTGGATATTGCTGTTGATCCGGAACATCAGGCTCGCGGGCTTGGCAAAAGGATCATGACGGCGCTAAAAGCTTATCTCGATGCGGAAGGGCAGGAGGGTGCCTATGTCAGTCTCGTCGCGGACGGTCCGGCAAAATATCTCTATGCAAAATTTGGCTTTGAGCCTGTGACGCCGGAGGCAATCGGCATGGCTTACCGCGTAACGCGCAGCTGA
- a CDS encoding bifunctional 2-C-methyl-D-erythritol 4-phosphate cytidylyltransferase/2-C-methyl-D-erythritol 2,4-cyclodiphosphate synthase: MRVAAVIVAAGRGERAGQSVEGPKQYRRIGGEAVLAHTLRAFLGCPLIDHVVVVIHKEDEALFAQAAGEYALQVTKVTGGPTRQESTRLGLLALKDNAPDHVLIHDGVRPFISADLLERVIFNLTPHIGVLPVLAVSDTLKAAGHDAMVSATVPRAGLYAAQTPQAFPYEPIMAAHDAAFAIGRSDFTDDSAIAEWQGLPVRIVEGSADNTKLTWAKDIDMADDRLSERHAAFPDVRTGNGYDVHSFEPGNGVTLAGVFIEHDRKLNGHSDADVALHALTDALLATRGAGDIGTHFPPSDPQWKGAASHIFVEHAVKIVKAAGGRIANADITLICEEPKVGPHRAAMTAALSKMLGITPDRVSVKATTNEKMGFIGRKEGIAAIATASVIYPGGLPE; encoded by the coding sequence ATGCGGGTAGCAGCCGTCATTGTGGCGGCTGGTCGCGGAGAACGCGCGGGCCAAAGCGTTGAAGGACCAAAGCAATATCGCAGGATCGGCGGTGAAGCGGTTCTGGCGCATACGCTGCGGGCCTTTCTCGGCTGTCCGCTCATCGATCATGTTGTTGTGGTCATCCACAAGGAAGATGAAGCGCTCTTCGCGCAGGCAGCCGGTGAGTACGCTCTGCAGGTGACGAAAGTCACCGGCGGGCCGACACGGCAGGAATCAACCCGGCTTGGACTGCTTGCCCTCAAAGACAACGCTCCGGATCATGTGCTTATCCATGATGGCGTGCGCCCCTTCATTTCCGCTGATCTGCTTGAACGGGTGATATTCAATCTGACGCCGCATATCGGCGTGCTGCCGGTGCTTGCGGTTTCCGATACGCTGAAGGCAGCGGGCCATGACGCCATGGTCAGCGCCACGGTTCCGCGTGCCGGGCTTTATGCCGCGCAAACGCCGCAAGCTTTCCCTTATGAGCCGATCATGGCGGCACATGATGCTGCCTTTGCCATTGGCCGTTCTGATTTCACCGATGATTCCGCCATTGCCGAATGGCAGGGTCTGCCGGTGCGCATTGTCGAGGGCTCGGCTGACAATACGAAACTCACCTGGGCAAAGGATATTGATATGGCTGATGACCGCCTGTCCGAGAGACATGCCGCCTTCCCGGATGTGCGCACCGGCAATGGCTATGATGTCCACTCCTTCGAACCCGGCAATGGCGTGACGCTCGCCGGTGTGTTCATTGAGCATGACCGCAAGCTCAACGGCCATTCCGATGCGGATGTGGCATTGCACGCCTTGACCGATGCCCTGCTTGCCACACGCGGCGCAGGCGATATCGGCACGCATTTCCCGCCATCTGACCCGCAATGGAAAGGCGCTGCCTCGCATATTTTTGTCGAACATGCGGTAAAGATCGTCAAAGCTGCGGGCGGGCGGATCGCAAATGCGGATATCACCCTGATCTGCGAGGAACCGAAAGTTGGTCCTCATCGCGCGGCAATGACTGCGGCGCTGTCAAAAATGCTTGGAATTACCCCCGACCGCGTCTCGGTGAAGGCGACAACCAACGAGAAAATGGGTTTCATCGGCCGCAAGGAAGGTATTGCCGCCATCGCCACGGCATCGGTGATCTATCCCGGCGGGTTGCCGGAATGA
- a CDS encoding Lrp/AsnC family transcriptional regulator, producing MTDDLDRIDMKMLRHLQKNGRLTNAELATLADVSPATCHRRTQRLFDEGYIRTVRAMVQPQKVDRGALVMVGVVLDRSTPESFAQFEQAVTKLSFVLDCNLVAGDFDYFLKIRVKDMADFNRIHGSQLIALPGVRQTRTFFVMKEVIDNAPLDF from the coding sequence ATGACTGATGATCTTGATCGCATCGATATGAAGATGTTGCGGCACCTGCAGAAGAATGGGCGGTTGACCAATGCGGAACTGGCAACGCTTGCCGATGTCAGCCCGGCTACCTGCCATAGGCGTACCCAGCGGCTGTTTGATGAGGGATATATCCGGACAGTGCGGGCAATGGTGCAGCCGCAAAAAGTCGACCGTGGTGCGCTTGTCATGGTCGGCGTGGTGCTGGATCGTTCAACGCCTGAGAGTTTCGCCCAGTTCGAACAGGCCGTGACAAAACTGAGTTTCGTGCTCGATTGCAATCTCGTCGCTGGCGATTTCGACTATTTTCTGAAAATCCGCGTCAAGGACATGGCCGATTTCAACCGCATCCATGGAAGCCAGCTCATCGCCCTGCCCGGCGTTCGCCAGACCCGAACTTTTTTCGTCATGAAAGAAGTGATCGATAATGCACCGCTGGATTTCTGA
- the dusB gene encoding tRNA dihydrouridine synthase DusB, which produces MTDLHQPLDIGGVVLRNRVFLAPMSGVSDLPFRQLAWKAGAGMVVSEMVASAELCTRERGNLLRLRGDGLGTHVVQIAGRETKWMAEAARIAEGEGAHIIDINMGCPAKKVTGGFSGSALMRDLDHALTLIEATIGAVKVPVTLKMRLGWDDDTINAPELASRAEQAGIQMVTVHGRTRCQFYEGKADWRAIRAVKEAVSIPLVANGDVLNRDDAAGILEASGADAVMVGRGSYGQPWLPGLIVHGNQSGQNTDMIADYAVAHYEAMLAHYGEQTGIRHSRKHLGWYLEKHGVAISAAERAGIMTETDPRLVAERLHAALSRSDEHDMKKVA; this is translated from the coding sequence GTGACTGATCTGCATCAACCACTCGATATAGGCGGCGTTGTCCTGCGTAACCGGGTGTTCCTTGCGCCAATGTCCGGTGTTTCCGACCTGCCATTCCGCCAGCTGGCGTGGAAAGCGGGAGCGGGCATGGTTGTGTCTGAAATGGTTGCAAGCGCGGAGCTTTGCACGCGCGAGCGCGGCAATCTGCTGCGGCTGCGCGGTGATGGTCTTGGCACGCACGTGGTGCAGATCGCTGGACGCGAGACAAAATGGATGGCGGAAGCCGCGCGCATTGCCGAAGGCGAGGGTGCGCATATCATCGATATCAATATGGGCTGCCCGGCCAAGAAAGTGACGGGCGGTTTTTCCGGCTCGGCGCTGATGCGCGATCTCGATCATGCTTTGACGCTTATCGAAGCGACTATTGGTGCAGTCAAGGTTCCTGTAACGCTGAAAATGCGGCTGGGCTGGGACGATGACACCATCAATGCACCGGAACTTGCCAGCCGCGCCGAACAGGCCGGAATCCAGATGGTGACGGTGCATGGGCGCACACGCTGCCAGTTCTATGAGGGCAAGGCCGATTGGCGCGCAATCCGCGCCGTGAAAGAGGCGGTTTCGATACCGCTCGTCGCCAATGGCGATGTGCTGAACCGGGATGACGCAGCCGGTATTCTTGAAGCTTCTGGTGCCGATGCCGTCATGGTTGGACGGGGTTCCTATGGACAGCCATGGCTTCCCGGATTGATCGTGCATGGTAATCAGAGCGGGCAAAACACTGATATGATTGCAGATTACGCTGTCGCCCATTACGAGGCGATGCTGGCCCATTATGGCGAGCAGACAGGTATTCGCCATTCGCGCAAACATCTTGGCTGGTATCTGGAAAAGCACGGTGTTGCCATTAGCGCCGCTGAACGCGCCGGGATTATGACCGAGACAGACCCGCGTCTGGTTGCCGAACGCCTGCATGCCGCGCTCTCGCGGTCTGACGAACACGACATGAAGAAGGTTGCATGA
- a CDS encoding GlsB/YeaQ/YmgE family stress response membrane protein: MDQPVGIMSMPGVGFFGMLLIGFIAGYIAEKAMSRNHGLFTNILVGIAGSFVGGTLAGLLNFNFYGFFGNLIVATAGAIIILWIFGKARSSN; this comes from the coding sequence ATGGATCAGCCAGTTGGTATCATGAGCATGCCCGGTGTCGGTTTCTTCGGAATGCTGCTCATCGGTTTTATCGCCGGATATATCGCGGAAAAGGCAATGAGCCGTAATCATGGCTTGTTCACCAATATTCTTGTTGGTATTGCCGGGTCTTTCGTTGGTGGCACACTTGCCGGATTGTTGAATTTCAACTTTTACGGCTTTTTTGGAAATCTGATCGTTGCGACTGCTGGTGCAATTATCATTCTGTGGATTTTTGGCAAAGCCAGATCCTCAAACTAG
- a CDS encoding two-component system sensor histidine kinase NtrB, which produces MMTSADNVTMDDKLAGTVLNAIRHPVIMLDETGHISYANADAEAFFRSSASILSRNTLEMLLPFGSPLLALVKQVRESPSPINEYRVDVSSPRLGQDRIVDLYVTPVSEAPGSIVILFKERSMAEKLDRQMTHRGAARSVTGLASMLAHEIKNPLSGIRGAAQLLETGLNDDDRALTRLITDETDRIVSLVDRMEVFSDERPIEREAVNIHVVLDHVKAIAKNGFASHIKFHEDYDPSLPYVFANRDQLVQVFLNLVKNAAESIGTSEPGEITLSTAFRPGIRLSIPGIRNRVSLPLEFCVQDTGAGVSPDIMPHLFDPFITTKPNGSGLGLALVAKIVGDHGGVIECDSVPRKTTFRILMPAWQSDPSVEDHADEMIITKKAGF; this is translated from the coding sequence ATGATGACATCGGCAGACAATGTTACGATGGACGACAAGCTGGCAGGCACTGTTCTTAATGCCATCCGCCATCCAGTGATCATGCTCGATGAGACGGGGCATATTTCCTATGCCAATGCGGATGCGGAAGCCTTTTTCCGCTCCAGTGCCAGTATATTGAGCCGCAATACGCTTGAAATGCTATTGCCGTTCGGCAGTCCGTTGCTGGCTCTGGTCAAACAGGTGCGCGAAAGCCCGTCGCCCATCAATGAATATCGTGTGGATGTATCGTCGCCGCGTCTTGGACAAGACCGGATCGTTGATCTTTATGTCACGCCCGTCAGCGAAGCACCGGGCTCAATCGTTATCCTGTTCAAAGAGCGATCCATGGCTGAGAAGCTCGACCGTCAGATGACCCATCGCGGTGCGGCGCGCTCGGTGACTGGCCTTGCATCCATGCTGGCGCATGAAATCAAAAACCCGTTATCGGGTATTCGCGGTGCGGCACAGCTGTTGGAAACCGGGCTCAATGATGATGACCGTGCGCTGACACGGCTGATCACGGATGAGACTGACCGGATCGTCTCGCTTGTCGACCGTATGGAAGTGTTTTCCGATGAGCGACCAATCGAGCGCGAAGCTGTCAATATTCACGTCGTGCTTGATCACGTGAAAGCCATCGCCAAGAACGGTTTTGCCAGCCATATCAAGTTCCATGAGGATTATGACCCGTCGCTGCCCTATGTTTTCGCCAATCGCGACCAGTTGGTGCAGGTGTTCCTTAATCTGGTGAAGAATGCAGCCGAATCCATCGGCACGAGCGAGCCCGGCGAAATCACGCTGTCGACGGCATTCCGCCCCGGTATCCGCCTGTCGATCCCCGGTATCCGCAATCGCGTGTCGCTGCCGCTGGAATTCTGCGTGCAGGACACGGGAGCAGGTGTATCGCCTGATATCATGCCGCATCTTTTCGATCCGTTTATCACAACCAAGCCCAATGGCTCGGGTCTCGGCCTTGCGCTTGTTGCCAAGATTGTGGGCGATCATGGGGGCGTGATCGAGTGTGATTCCGTACCGCGCAAAACCACGTTCCGCATTCTGATGCCCGCATGGCAGAGCGATCCTTCGGTCGAGGATCATGCGGATGAAATGATTATTACGAAAAAGGCAGGGTTCTGA
- a CDS encoding 1-aminocyclopropane-1-carboxylate deaminase, which produces MLEKFERYPLTFGPTPIEKLSRLSQHLGGKVELYAKRDDCNSGLAFGGNKLRKLEYIVPDAIASGADTLVSIGGVQSNHTRMVAATAAKIGFKCRLVQESWVPHEDAVYDRVGNILLSRIMGADVEMVDEGFDIGIRESWENAIEDVKAKGGKPYAIPAGASVHKYGGLGYVGFAEEVRAQEAQLGFKFDYIIVCTVTGSTHAGMLVGFAKDGRERNVIGIDASATPAQTRAQVLEIAQRTAELVELGKNLTEADVILNEDYAYPIYGVPSEETKVAIRLCARLEGMITDPVYEGKSMQGMIDLVNKGFFPEGSKVLYAHLGGAPALNGYAYTFRNG; this is translated from the coding sequence ATGCTGGAAAAATTCGAACGCTATCCGCTGACATTCGGACCGACGCCTATCGAGAAACTAAGCCGACTGTCGCAGCACCTTGGCGGCAAGGTGGAGCTTTACGCCAAGCGAGACGATTGCAATTCAGGGTTGGCTTTTGGCGGCAACAAGCTGCGAAAGCTCGAATATATCGTGCCGGACGCGATTGCTTCCGGTGCCGATACACTTGTTTCCATTGGCGGCGTGCAGTCAAACCATACCCGTATGGTGGCTGCAACAGCAGCGAAGATCGGTTTCAAATGCCGTCTGGTGCAGGAAAGCTGGGTTCCGCATGAAGATGCCGTTTATGATCGCGTTGGCAATATTCTTTTAAGCCGCATCATGGGCGCCGATGTGGAAATGGTCGATGAAGGTTTCGATATCGGTATCCGCGAAAGCTGGGAAAATGCCATCGAAGATGTGAAAGCCAAAGGCGGCAAACCCTATGCCATCCCGGCTGGCGCTTCGGTGCATAAATATGGCGGACTTGGTTATGTCGGCTTTGCTGAAGAAGTGCGGGCGCAGGAAGCGCAACTTGGTTTCAAGTTTGATTATATCATTGTCTGCACCGTCACCGGCTCTACCCACGCGGGCATGCTGGTTGGTTTCGCCAAGGATGGGCGTGAACGCAATGTTATCGGCATTGACGCCTCGGCAACCCCTGCCCAGACCAGGGCGCAGGTGCTGGAGATTGCACAACGCACGGCAGAACTGGTCGAGTTGGGTAAGAATCTGACCGAAGCAGACGTGATCCTGAACGAGGACTATGCCTATCCGATCTATGGCGTACCGTCGGAGGAAACCAAGGTGGCCATTAGACTTTGCGCGCGCCTCGAAGGTATGATCACGGACCCCGTCTATGAGGGAAAATCCATGCAGGGCATGATCGATCTGGTCAATAAAGGCTTCTTCCCGGAAGGGTCAAAGGTGCTCTATGCCCATCTCGGCGGTGCCCCGGCGCTCAATGGCTACGCCTATACATTCCGTAACGGTTAG
- a CDS encoding type II toxin-antitoxin system RatA family toxin, translating into MPKFDTTRPVVHRAEQMFDLVADVESYPQFLPMCESLKVRSRKERDGKTLLIADMTVGYKLIRETFTSQVLLKPDEKVIETKYIDGPFRYLDNKWQFVPLANPEHSEVKFYIDYEFKSRTLGFLMGSMFDIAFRKFTEAFEKRADQIYGRGP; encoded by the coding sequence ATGCCGAAATTCGATACGACACGCCCCGTGGTGCATCGGGCCGAGCAGATGTTTGATCTGGTCGCCGATGTGGAAAGCTATCCGCAGTTTCTGCCCATGTGCGAAAGCCTGAAAGTGCGCTCGCGCAAGGAACGGGACGGCAAAACCCTGCTGATCGCCGATATGACTGTCGGCTACAAACTGATCCGCGAGACATTTACCAGTCAGGTTCTGCTCAAGCCGGATGAGAAGGTCATCGAGACCAAATATATTGATGGTCCGTTCCGTTATCTCGACAATAAATGGCAGTTCGTGCCATTGGCGAATCCTGAACATTCCGAGGTAAAATTCTATATTGATTATGAATTCAAAAGCCGCACGCTCGGCTTTTTGATGGGATCGATGTTCGATATTGCCTTCCGGAAATTCACCGAAGCATTTGAAAAACGCGCCGATCAGATTTATGGGCGGGGACCTTAG
- a CDS encoding lipid II-degrading bacteriocin: MPETIVLRPIILKAWEDSNPGNSFTGWAGGRLYDSHTEMERLWDEYQEYTQNAFWDSLNSLPGLKWVMNTLNALLDTPGDFITWLNGLSFLDNVLSKQNTPLDLFNGMNSEPESAKTYDKNDTTLSGGIASPFKAMAHYLQGHGEALSVPLNQIGLNLRPDQVKIREINQLNQYTNDSNFIGTKHIVVEKFNHDTAEDNAIAAAYLGNISLKLEGDMTRHQDGTWNFQGEVRAYDDHYDFNPSDHRGMMQELFTRTVNLLPGTKYDISMPGSVPISWEGH, translated from the coding sequence ATGCCTGAAACGATAGTCTTAAGACCAATCATCCTTAAAGCTTGGGAAGACAGTAATCCCGGCAATTCATTCACAGGTTGGGCGGGAGGCAGATTATATGATTCACATACGGAAATGGAGCGATTGTGGGATGAGTATCAGGAATATACGCAAAACGCATTCTGGGATTCTCTGAACAGTCTGCCCGGGTTGAAGTGGGTGATGAATACTCTGAATGCGCTGCTTGACACGCCCGGAGATTTCATCACTTGGCTCAATGGTCTTTCGTTTCTCGACAATGTCCTCAGCAAACAAAACACTCCTTTGGATCTCTTTAACGGAATGAATTCTGAACCGGAGAGTGCGAAGACCTATGACAAAAATGACACTACATTATCCGGAGGAATAGCGTCACCATTCAAGGCAATGGCGCATTATCTTCAAGGCCATGGAGAAGCATTGAGCGTCCCCTTAAATCAGATCGGTCTCAACCTTCGTCCGGATCAGGTGAAAATAAGAGAAATCAATCAGTTAAATCAGTACACTAATGACTCAAACTTTATCGGAACGAAACACATTGTAGTTGAGAAGTTCAATCACGACACGGCAGAAGATAATGCAATTGCAGCGGCGTACCTAGGGAACATCTCGTTGAAACTAGAAGGTGACATGACCCGTCATCAAGACGGAACATGGAATTTCCAAGGCGAAGTTCGCGCCTATGATGATCATTATGATTTTAATCCAAGCGATCACCGTGGAATGATGCAGGAACTATTCACAAGAACAGTAAATCTCTTGCCGGGCACGAAGTATGACATATCAATGCCAGGCTCCGTGCCCATCTCTTGGGAGGGGCATTAG
- the ntrC gene encoding nitrogen regulation protein NR(I), producing MSLGSILVADDDAAIRTVLNQALSRAGYDVRITSNAATLWRWISAGDGDLVITDVVMPDENAFDLLPRIKKSRPDLPVIVMSAQNTFMTAIRASEAGAYEYLPKPFDLTELVSIVGRALAEPKKKPEKWANEEQPDTMPLVGRSPAMQDIYRVLARMMQTDLTVMISGESGTGKELVARALHEYGRRRKGPFVAINMAAIPRDLIESELFGHERGAFTGAQNRSSGRFEQADGGTLFLDEIGDMPMEAQTRLLRVLQQGEYMTVGGRTPIKTDVRIVAATNKDLRTLINQGMFREDLYYRLNVVPLRLPPLRERGEDIPDLVRHFFKMAAKDGLPEKRITADGLDLMRRYPWAGNVRELENLVRRLAALYPQEEINADVIEAELKADLRPTEPSSNSISNEDITIAQAVELNMQRYFLSYGDDLPPVGLYQRVLEEVEYPLILSCLTATHGNQIKAAELLGLNRNTLRKKIRELGVNIYKNTKSDLGR from the coding sequence ATGAGCTTGGGAAGCATTCTCGTCGCGGATGACGACGCAGCAATCAGAACAGTCCTCAATCAGGCACTTTCACGTGCTGGCTATGATGTGCGCATCACATCCAATGCCGCCACCCTGTGGCGCTGGATTTCCGCTGGGGATGGCGATCTGGTTATCACCGACGTGGTGATGCCGGATGAAAACGCTTTTGATCTGCTGCCACGCATCAAAAAATCGCGGCCTGATCTGCCCGTTATCGTCATGAGTGCGCAGAACACCTTCATGACCGCAATCCGCGCCTCGGAAGCGGGTGCCTATGAATATCTGCCAAAGCCCTTCGATCTGACCGAACTTGTCAGCATTGTTGGCCGCGCTTTGGCGGAGCCAAAAAAGAAGCCGGAAAAATGGGCTAACGAAGAACAGCCGGATACAATGCCTCTGGTTGGCCGTTCACCCGCCATGCAGGATATTTACCGCGTTCTCGCCCGCATGATGCAGACTGACCTGACCGTGATGATCTCGGGCGAATCCGGCACGGGCAAGGAACTGGTGGCGCGGGCGCTGCATGAATATGGCCGCCGCCGCAAAGGTCCGTTCGTTGCCATTAACATGGCCGCCATTCCGCGCGACCTGATCGAATCCGAACTGTTTGGCCATGAGCGCGGCGCTTTCACCGGCGCGCAGAACCGCTCCAGCGGCCGGTTTGAACAGGCCGATGGCGGCACGCTGTTCCTCGATGAAATCGGCGATATGCCGATGGAAGCGCAGACGCGGCTGTTGCGGGTGCTGCAACAGGGCGAATATATGACCGTAGGCGGGCGCACGCCGATCAAAACAGATGTGCGTATCGTGGCGGCAACCAACAAGGATCTGCGCACGCTGATCAATCAGGGCATGTTCCGCGAAGATCTCTATTATCGCCTGAACGTTGTACCGCTGCGCCTGCCACCGCTGCGCGAACGCGGCGAGGATATCCCTGATCTGGTCCGGCATTTCTTCAAGATGGCGGCAAAAGACGGCCTGCCGGAAAAACGTATCACTGCCGATGGTCTCGACCTGATGCGCCGCTATCCTTGGGCGGGCAATGTGCGCGAACTGGAAAATCTTGTGCGCCGTCTGGCAGCGCTTTATCCGCAGGAAGAAATCAATGCGGATGTGATCGAAGCGGAACTCAAAGCCGATCTTCGCCCGACCGAGCCGTCCTCCAACTCCATATCCAATGAGGACATCACCATTGCGCAAGCGGTGGAGCTGAACATGCAGCGCTACTTCCTTTCCTACGGCGATGATCTGCCACCGGTCGGGCTTTATCAGCGCGTGCTGGAGGAGGTGGAATATCCGCTCATCCTCTCATGCCTGACAGCCACCCATGGCAACCAGATCAAGGCGGCTGAACTGCTCGGCCTCAACCGCAACACGCTGCGCAAGAAAATCCGCGAGCTTGGCGTGAACATCTACAAGAACACCAAGAGCGATCTGGGGCGGTGA
- the lipA gene encoding lipoyl synthase has protein sequence MVTVLDTIDQKRRLRHPEKAHRPDTELLKKPDWIRVKAPVSKGYSETRDIVRSHNLVTVCEEAGCPNIGECWDKKHATFMIMGEICTRACAFCNVATGLPTALDPNEPENVGKAVKKMGLTHVVITSVDRDDLPDGGAQHFADVINAIREISPGTTIEILTPDFLRKDGALEIVVAARPDVFNHNLETVPSNYLKVRPGARYFHSIRLLQRVKELDPTIFTKSGIMVGLGEERNEVLQLMDDLRSANVDFMTIGQYLQPTRKHHPVLNYVTPDEFKSYATIAKTKGFLVVASSPLTRSSHHAGDDFAKLKAAREALHANRS, from the coding sequence ATGGTAACGGTTCTCGATACGATCGATCAAAAACGGCGCCTGCGGCATCCTGAAAAGGCGCATCGACCGGATACGGAGCTTCTGAAGAAGCCGGACTGGATTCGCGTCAAGGCGCCTGTTTCCAAGGGTTATTCGGAAACGCGCGATATCGTCCGCTCGCATAATCTCGTCACGGTTTGCGAAGAGGCCGGCTGCCCCAATATCGGCGAGTGCTGGGACAAGAAGCACGCGACCTTCATGATCATGGGCGAGATTTGCACACGCGCCTGCGCGTTCTGCAATGTTGCCACCGGATTGCCGACGGCGCTTGATCCGAATGAGCCTGAAAATGTCGGCAAGGCCGTCAAGAAGATGGGCCTGACCCATGTGGTCATTACATCAGTGGATCGCGACGATCTACCGGATGGTGGCGCCCAGCATTTTGCCGACGTTATCAACGCAATCCGCGAGATTTCACCCGGCACCACTATTGAAATCCTGACGCCTGACTTCCTGCGCAAGGATGGCGCTCTGGAGATCGTTGTTGCTGCGCGCCCCGATGTGTTCAACCACAATCTCGAAACCGTGCCTTCCAACTATCTCAAAGTGCGTCCGGGTGCCCGTTACTTCCACTCCATCCGCCTGTTGCAGCGGGTGAAGGAACTTGATCCGACAATTTTCACCAAATCCGGCATCATGGTCGGCCTTGGTGAGGAGCGGAACGAAGTTCTGCAGCTTATGGATGATCTGCGTTCTGCCAATGTGGATTTCATGACCATCGGCCAGTATCTGCAGCCAACGCGCAAGCATCACCCGGTTCTCAATTACGTCACGCCGGATGAATTCAAATCCTATGCGACGATTGCCAAGACCAAGGGTTTCCTCGTGGTCGCATCAAGCCCGCTGACCCGTTCATCGCACCATGCGGGTGATGATTTCGCCAAGCTGAAGGCTGCACGCGAGGCGCTGCACGCCAACAGAAGCTAA